The Paenibacillus polymyxa M1 DNA segment CCTTCATACTGGTGCTTGAGTTTTAATTCACCTGTATGCAGATAATCTCCGTCTTCAACAACGATATAAGGGGAGCCTCCATTTACACGTGAGAACACAAGCTGATCCCGTATGTTTTCCCAGGATTTATCGGTAATTTTCCAATCCGGTCCCCGTTTCTCAAACACGTACAGATCCAAATCCTCCGTTAGTTGCTTGGTCATGTAATTGCGTATAAAGGAGGTATCCGAGTCAAACTCTCGCACCTCGAATATTTTAGCTCGACCTTCGCCCGGTTTGCGTCCTTGGCGCTCTTGCTCCTCGCGGGTCGGGTTATCCCATCGCTTTTCAATATCTTCAAATATTTTCAGTCCCAAATAATACGGATTCAAGCTTTGCTTGGAAGGCTGCACAACGGAGGCGTTCAGCATGGCAAATTCAACGGTTTCATCCCCAGTCAAATCCAGTTCTCTGACAATCCGTTGATGCCAATAGGAGGCCCAGCCTTCATTCATGATTTTGGTCTCCATTTGGGGCCAGAAATACAGCATTTCGTCCCGCAGCATCGTCATGATGTCCCGCTGCCAGTCCTCCAATACCTCGGAGAATTCCTGAATAAACCAGACAATATCTTTTTCAGGTTCCGGTGGGAACTGGCGTACCTTAATACCCTCGGTCTCGGCTGAATCATGCTGCTTTACTGTGTCCAGTGACCACAGATCATCGTAAGGTCCGATGGGACGCTGGTGTTTTTTAGGTTCTTTTTGCTCCTTGATTTTGAGTTCCATGTAGCGTTGTTTATCCAGATGCCTTGGTTTGATGAGCTGTGGGTCTACATGTTCCTGTATCGCCAGTACAGAGTCAATGAAGGATTCCACGGCCTTTGAGCCGTACTCCATTTCATAGCTGCTGATCCGTTCTGCGGTGGCAGACATGCTCTCTACCATATTGCGGTTGGAGGCCGAGAAGCGGGCGTTGTGTTTAAAAAAATCGCAGTGTGCCAGTACATGGGCGACAATCAGTTTATTTTGCACCAAAGAATTTCCATCCAGCAGGAAAGCGTAGCAGGGATTGGAGTTAATAACCAGCTCATAGATTTTACTCAATCCAAAATCGTACTGCATTTTCATCTTGTGAAATGTTTTGCCGAAACTCCAGTGGCTGAAGCGCGTGGGCATACCATACGCCCCGAATGTGTATACAATATCCGCCGGACAAATCTCATACCGCATCGGGTAGTAGTCGAGCCCGAATCCATCTGCAATCTCCATAATTTCTGATATCGCGTACTCAAGCTCTTTCTGATCGGTGCTCATCCTACCGTTCCCCCTTCCCGTTTGCGAAAAAAGGTACGTAAGGCTTGGTATACCTCACCTTTTTCCTTGATGACATAGTACATAAACTGATCCGTTTTAATATTCTTGTAGGCTGACATCAGCGTACTGCTGCGATTATATTGGTTCACCTCTCCATAGCCGAACATATTGCTGCGCTTCATAAGCTCCTCGATTAGTTTCACACACCGTTCATTGTCTGAGCTTAGGTTATCGCCATCGGAGAAATGGAAGGGATAAATATTATAAGTCGAAGGAGGATAGCGTTTATCGATAATCTCCAATGCTTTCAAATAGGCAGAAGAGCAGATTGTGCCGCCACTTTCACCGCGAGTAAAAAATTCTTCCTCCGTAACCTCCTTGGCTTCGGTATGATGCGCAAGAAAAACAATTTCCACCTTTTCATATTGGCGACGCAAAAAGCGGGTCATCCAGAAAAAGAAGCTGCGGGCGCAATATTTTTCAAAAGATCCCATACTGCCTGAGGTGTCCATCATAGCGATAATTACCGCATTGGATTGGGGAATGGTCTTCTCTTCCCATGTTTTGTAGCGAAGATCGTCCGGACTAATATGATGAATGCCCGGATTCCCCTCACGCGCGTTGCGGCGCAGATTTTCGAGAATCGTTCGTTTCTTGTCAATGTTCGCTTGCATGCCTTTTTTGCGTATATCATTGAATACGATAGATTCAACCTCAATTTGATCCTTATCTTTTTGCTGCAAATGCGGCAATTCCATTTCCTCAAACAGCATATCTTCGAGTTCCTCTATGCTGACTTCTGTTTCCATAATATCGTGTCCCGGTTGGTCGCCTGCTTTCTCACCTTTACCTGGCTTTTGGGAAGCAGGATCACGTCCGATGACATCTCCCACCTGACTGTCGCCATCCCCTTGGCCTACATGCTTTTGCTTTTGGTAGTTATAAATGAAGCGATATTCATCCAGACTGCGAATGGGCACTTTGATAATCTGTTGACCGTCCGACATTATAATATTTTCTTCCGTAATCAGATCGGGTAGATTTTGTTTAATGACATCTTTGACCTTCTGCTGATGGCGTTGCTGGTCCTGGTACCCTTTGCGATGCAGCGACCAATCTTCGCGGGATACGACGAATGAATATGGCTGGCGTGGTTCCGTCATTGTTAGGCACCCCCCAAGTGGATACACGGCACAGTTTGGCCTTGTTGGTTATTAAGTATATTCACGGGGATGTACGATATGTGATGGAACTCGATTTAAATTCTGCCCGTTTGCTTTTATAATGAAAGTAAAAAATGTAAAAAAAGAATGGAGAACCTTGGTTATGGAAGAAATTGCAGTGCTTATCGTAGACGATGAACAGGGACTGCGAGATATGCTGACAAAAGTATTAAAAAAGGAAGGATTTCTTCATGTTAAGCATGCAGCCACGGGCCAAGAAGCGCTGCAAATCGTGATGGAATCTCGTATTGATGTGATTGTGCTTGATGTTATGCTCCCTGATAACGATGGATTTGAGGTATGTCGTCAGATGCGTCTATACACGGAAGTTCCTATTCTTTTTTTGACGGCAAGAGATACAGATCTGGACAAATTAATGGGATTTGGTATTGGGGGGGACGATTATATCACCAAACCGTTTAACCCGTTGGAAGTCGTTGCACGTATGAAAGCTCGAATGAAGTATCGAAATGTGACAACAGCGGATATGAAGCCTGCTTTACAAACCTTAGATTTTGGATATTTTTGTCTGGAGCTGGAATCAGGTGCATTGTATGTGCAAGACCAAGAGGTCGATTGTCCTGCACGTGAATGGCTACTGCTGGTATTTTTGTGTAAGCATCCTAACCGTATATTCAGTGTGCGTCAGCTATACGAAGCAATATGGAGCGAGACCTTCCTTGGTGATGAAAAGACAGTAGTCATTCATATCTCTCGTTTGCGAAAAAAAATAGAACCTGATCCCAAGCACCCGCAATTTTTAGTTAATGTAAGAGGGCTAGGTTATAAAATGATATCAGTCAAGAGGGGGGAGCAAGAATGAACTCTCTGGTCAAGATATCCTTTCGTTTTATAAAAGTAACATTATGTTTTGCACTAGCCTATGTTCTTTGTTTTCTTATCTGCACTGTTATATATATTTTTATAAAAAGTACATTTGGTACATCTCATAATATGAATATTGATCTCTTCTGGATAGGACTTGGAATCGTGCAGAGCATTGTGTTCATAGCTGTCTATGGATGGTATATAGGCAAACCCTTGGTGTATGTAATTAAATGGATTGGAAATATAGCAACAGGGGAATTCCAAGCGCCGCTAAGTGAGCTAGAACTGCCAGAGCGCAAAAAAAATCAGAGCAATAATTATAAGCCTCCGTATCAATTGTATAAAGAAGTTTTTGAACAAATGAACATCTTATCTGCTCAATTGCGCAGCAATGAGGAAGAGAGAATGGAAATAGAAAAGCGAAAACAGCAGTGGGTAGCAGGTGTAAGCCATGATCTCAAAACACCTTTATCTTATATTGAAGGATATGCAGCCATGCTGACTGCTCAAGAGTATGATTGGTCCGAGGAAGAAAAAAGAAGCTTTAGTATGGCTATCAGTGAGAAAGTGACGGAAATGAAGCAGTTGATTCAGGATTTGAATGCTTCTATGCAGCTCAAGGAGGGTGCCTTGCCGATCCAGTTAAAGAAGGAGGACATTGTGGAGTTTCTCCGCAATACGGTCATAGATATCGCTAACCATCCTTCGGCCGAGCAGTACGAATTTTCTTTTATGTCATTGGAGGCAGTATGTGTCGTGCCCTTCGATAGTAAATTATTAGGTAGAGCGTTGAAAAATTTTTTGATGAATGCAATCATTCATAATCCTCCAGGTACACATGTTTCAATGGAAGTAAACAAAGAGAGCGATAAGCTTCATATTTCTATCGAAGATGATGGAATAGGAATGAATCCAACTGAATTTATACAGATGACACCTTCCAAAGAGCATGGGATACCTATTGCCAAAAGCTTTATTGAAGCCCATAACGGAACGCTTCATATTCTTCCGGGAAGTCAAGAGGGTACCAGAATAGAAATTACGTTGCCACTGAATATGTAACTCTTTAACATCTCTCCCTCACATTTTGGAGTTCGCTCGTTTTTTTGCCTGTTGTTTAGGAACTGTTTACTTGATGTTAACTTTCTTTCAGTAAACTGTATGTAACTAACTTCAGCATTAAAAGTCGAGAGGAGAGCAGGAAATGTCTGAATATGTAATACGTACACGTCAGCTAACCAGGCGTTTTGGAAAAAGGGAATTTGTCAAACAAATAAATCTCCAGGTACCTGGGAAGCAAATTTACGGATTTTTGGGACCAAACGGGGCGGGGAAAACAACCACGATTCGTATGCTACTCGGGCTGATTAAATCCACATCCGGGGATATTGAGATTTTTGGGAAAAAGCTCAAGGATCATCGCATGGAAATATTAAAAGATGTGGGTTCTTTGGTTGAATCACCTGCCTATTATGCCCATTTGTCCGCATATCGAAATTTAGAAATCGTTACAACGATGCGTGGGTTGCCGACTCGAAAAATTCATAAAGTGCTGGATTTGGTGAGATTAAGCAAGGATGCGTATCGTCCGGTAAAAGGATACTCCTTGGGGATGAGACAAAGGCTAGGAATTGCCATGGCGTTGATTGCTGATCCCAAATTGTTGATTCTTGATGAACCGACGAATGGTTTGGACCCGTCCGGTATTCAGGAAATTCGGGAGTTAATTATGAGCCTGCCTGATGCTTACGGAATGACGGTATTGGTTTCGAGCCATCTATTAAGTGAAATCGAACAGATCGCAACCTATGTAGGGATTATTAATCAAGGGGAAATGATTTTCCAGGGAACGATGAAAGAACTTACAGACAAAAGCAAGCCTCAATTATTCATTGAAACCCAAAATCCTGTTCAGGCTGCTGGAGCCCTGATGCAGCATGGATGGATTGCCGGAGCTGAATCCATGGAGCAAAAAGAGGTCATAACTCCTATAGTAGACCGTGAGCAGTCATCGGAGATGATCAAAGTGTTGGTGGAGCACAATCACCCCGTCTACCGGGTAAGGGAGAAGAAAAAAACATTGGAGGAAATATTCCTGGAGCTGACTGGTAAGGAGCGAAGCTTATGATACTCCAAGTTATCAAGGCGGAAGGATATAAGCTGAAAAAAATATGCTGGTGGCTTCCTCTAATACAGGGCTGTGTTCTTACAGGAATGACTGCCGTGGAATGGTATCTCTACTTTCGCCAGGGGCCAGGCGGGGTCTATGCTGGTTTTGCCGTTATGTTTATGTTCATCTCATTTGTGATGTTGCTTGGTTGTACACTTTTGGCAAGCATAATGGCAGGTACAGAGCACGATACTCAAACATGGAAGCAGTTGATGGCCATGCCTGTTCCTAGAAGCTATATTTATGTATCCAAAATAGTGTGGATCGTGATTTTGCAGCTTGGCACCGCCTTGATCACGATAGCAGGGATGAGTCTCATCTGGGTGTTGTATACAAACGAGCCCATTCCTTGGCGAGTTATGCTGCTGCAGCCGATTAATGCCAGCTTGGCTACCCTGCCTGTACTTGCAATTCAACTTTGGTTGTCTACCCTTTTTACTAATCAGGCATTTCCGTTAGCGTTTGGCATATTTGGTTCTATTGCCAGTTTGTTTTTGGCACGAACAAGTATTCTTTGGATTAAATTATTACCTTGGTCGTATCCGGCACTATCAAGTCCTCTGATTAAGGAATACGTAATGTGGGTGGTCATTGCTTTATGTGCAGGGATCATCTTCACAGGACTCGGTACTCTACAGTTTACAAAGCATGAATTCAAATAGAGAGGGGAATCTGCATGGGATCCATTTTACGCGTGGAAGCGATGAAGCTTCAATGGGTCATGGTATGGATTCTCATTATATTGGATGCGGTTATCAATTCTTTAATGGGAGTCCTGGAACTGAACGATTTGAAGCAGTTTTATGAGCCTAGCTGGTTAATGTTATACACCTATGCGGCGCATTTTCACTCGATGTTTTTTTATCCGCTTTATTGTGGAATTATTGCTTCTCTTTTGTGTGCATACGAACATCGAGATGGAGGATGGAAGATTTTATTGAGCAGCCCGTATCCCCGTCAGCGAATCTATTATGCAAAATATATATTGCTCATTCTCATACTGTTTCTTGATCAGCTTACATTCATAGTAGGATATTTTGCAGGTGGGTATATAGCAGGTGCTCCAGGAGAAATCCCTTGGACTCTCGTTCTTTCTACCGGATGGGGAGGGTGGTTCGGAATTCTTCCATTGGCAGCCCTCCAGCTTATGCTTTCGGTAAAAATCCGCAATTTCGGAGCTTCACTAGGAATGGCTATTTGCTGTGTAGTGCCTAATATTGTTATGACAGGCTTTCATTCTTCTATAGGAGCATGGTTTCCCTTTACGATTCCTTATTATATTATGTTGCCACAAACAGCGAGCTATGCTCCCAGAGTCGAGCCTTATAGTCTTGGTTTGATTGTACTTTTTACGTTTTTAGCCTATCTATATGGTGGAAGAAAAATGTTTGTGAATAGGGACTGGTTGTAGCTAGGATATCATGAGGCTGTAATTCATCTCTTTGTTCTCAGAAACATTTATTAAAATAGCAGTAATCTCTGCAAGGCCTTCAAGTATGTCGTATTTGAAAAATAATATGGCTTAAGAATTAAATAAGATATCCGTAAAGATCATTTAAGAGTGAGTACCTTATGATTAAAATGAAAAAAAAACAGAAAGGAGATGATGTAATGAAAAATCAATTTGATCTG contains these protein-coding regions:
- a CDS encoding SpoVR family protein — its product is MSTDQKELEYAISEIMEIADGFGLDYYPMRYEICPADIVYTFGAYGMPTRFSHWSFGKTFHKMKMQYDFGLSKIYELVINSNPCYAFLLDGNSLVQNKLIVAHVLAHCDFFKHNARFSASNRNMVESMSATAERISSYEMEYGSKAVESFIDSVLAIQEHVDPQLIKPRHLDKQRYMELKIKEQKEPKKHQRPIGPYDDLWSLDTVKQHDSAETEGIKVRQFPPEPEKDIVWFIQEFSEVLEDWQRDIMTMLRDEMLYFWPQMETKIMNEGWASYWHQRIVRELDLTGDETVEFAMLNASVVQPSKQSLNPYYLGLKIFEDIEKRWDNPTREEQERQGRKPGEGRAKIFEVREFDSDTSFIRNYMTKQLTEDLDLYVFEKRGPDWKITDKSWENIRDQLVFSRVNGGSPYIVVEDGDYLHTGELKLKHQYEGIELDLKYMERTLPYVYQLWGRTVHLETMIEGKLALFSYDGKKHHRKFV
- the yhbH gene encoding sporulation protein YhbH encodes the protein MTEPRQPYSFVVSREDWSLHRKGYQDQQRHQQKVKDVIKQNLPDLITEENIIMSDGQQIIKVPIRSLDEYRFIYNYQKQKHVGQGDGDSQVGDVIGRDPASQKPGKGEKAGDQPGHDIMETEVSIEELEDMLFEEMELPHLQQKDKDQIEVESIVFNDIRKKGMQANIDKKRTILENLRRNAREGNPGIHHISPDDLRYKTWEEKTIPQSNAVIIAMMDTSGSMGSFEKYCARSFFFWMTRFLRRQYEKVEIVFLAHHTEAKEVTEEEFFTRGESGGTICSSAYLKALEIIDKRYPPSTYNIYPFHFSDGDNLSSDNERCVKLIEELMKRSNMFGYGEVNQYNRSSTLMSAYKNIKTDQFMYYVIKEKGEVYQALRTFFRKREGGTVG
- a CDS encoding response regulator transcription factor, with protein sequence MEEIAVLIVDDEQGLRDMLTKVLKKEGFLHVKHAATGQEALQIVMESRIDVIVLDVMLPDNDGFEVCRQMRLYTEVPILFLTARDTDLDKLMGFGIGGDDYITKPFNPLEVVARMKARMKYRNVTTADMKPALQTLDFGYFCLELESGALYVQDQEVDCPAREWLLLVFLCKHPNRIFSVRQLYEAIWSETFLGDEKTVVIHISRLRKKIEPDPKHPQFLVNVRGLGYKMISVKRGEQE
- a CDS encoding sensor histidine kinase — protein: MQSIVFIAVYGWYIGKPLVYVIKWIGNIATGEFQAPLSELELPERKKNQSNNYKPPYQLYKEVFEQMNILSAQLRSNEEERMEIEKRKQQWVAGVSHDLKTPLSYIEGYAAMLTAQEYDWSEEEKRSFSMAISEKVTEMKQLIQDLNASMQLKEGALPIQLKKEDIVEFLRNTVIDIANHPSAEQYEFSFMSLEAVCVVPFDSKLLGRALKNFLMNAIIHNPPGTHVSMEVNKESDKLHISIEDDGIGMNPTEFIQMTPSKEHGIPIAKSFIEAHNGTLHILPGSQEGTRIEITLPLNM
- a CDS encoding ABC transporter ATP-binding protein codes for the protein MSEYVIRTRQLTRRFGKREFVKQINLQVPGKQIYGFLGPNGAGKTTTIRMLLGLIKSTSGDIEIFGKKLKDHRMEILKDVGSLVESPAYYAHLSAYRNLEIVTTMRGLPTRKIHKVLDLVRLSKDAYRPVKGYSLGMRQRLGIAMALIADPKLLILDEPTNGLDPSGIQEIRELIMSLPDAYGMTVLVSSHLLSEIEQIATYVGIINQGEMIFQGTMKELTDKSKPQLFIETQNPVQAAGALMQHGWIAGAESMEQKEVITPIVDREQSSEMIKVLVEHNHPVYRVREKKKTLEEIFLELTGKERSL
- a CDS encoding ABC transporter permease, with amino-acid sequence MILQVIKAEGYKLKKICWWLPLIQGCVLTGMTAVEWYLYFRQGPGGVYAGFAVMFMFISFVMLLGCTLLASIMAGTEHDTQTWKQLMAMPVPRSYIYVSKIVWIVILQLGTALITIAGMSLIWVLYTNEPIPWRVMLLQPINASLATLPVLAIQLWLSTLFTNQAFPLAFGIFGSIASLFLARTSILWIKLLPWSYPALSSPLIKEYVMWVVIALCAGIIFTGLGTLQFTKHEFK
- a CDS encoding ABC transporter permease codes for the protein MGSILRVEAMKLQWVMVWILIILDAVINSLMGVLELNDLKQFYEPSWLMLYTYAAHFHSMFFYPLYCGIIASLLCAYEHRDGGWKILLSSPYPRQRIYYAKYILLILILFLDQLTFIVGYFAGGYIAGAPGEIPWTLVLSTGWGGWFGILPLAALQLMLSVKIRNFGASLGMAICCVVPNIVMTGFHSSIGAWFPFTIPYYIMLPQTASYAPRVEPYSLGLIVLFTFLAYLYGGRKMFVNRDWL